One window of the Thermodesulfomicrobium sp. WS genome contains the following:
- a CDS encoding ATP-binding protein, with translation MERKKLPIGIQTFAEIRREGYYYVDKTPFVASLAESGKYYFLSRPRRFGKSLFLDTLAEAFAGNRALFSGLYLENHWNWEKRHPVIRLSFAEGRLERREELDRSIRRQLHEHAQRFGMTLCDPEDIPGSFGELITGAAERLGERTVVLIDEYDKPILDNLTDPDTARAMREGLRNLYSVLKGRDADLRFVFLTGVSKFSKVSLFSGLNNLYDLTLDASVATICGYTEADLDTVFAPEFAAAAQDGQPLSRDAVRAWYNGYRWGSEESVYNPFDVLLLLRQREFRAWWFETATPTFLVEWLTRHQFFTPRLERLYADDALLSAFDVEAIAPEALLWQTGYVTITRVHRSEDGVEYELGLPNREVRMALNRALVRGLVPELPHAPSFALTTMLKEGDAHGLGEHMRSLFAGIPADWYRKNPMARYEGYFASVFYSHLAGLGVMTIPERICTPGRLDLVVIAGAVVWIFEFKVIDGDTPTGEALRQIQEKGYAAAYRGKAGVERVVEVGVEFSTAKRQIVGWEVAGGDGA, from the coding sequence ATGGAGCGCAAGAAACTACCCATCGGCATCCAGACCTTTGCCGAGATCCGGCGCGAAGGATATTACTACGTGGACAAGACGCCCTTTGTGGCGAGCCTTGCCGAAAGCGGGAAGTACTATTTTCTCTCCCGGCCGCGGCGCTTCGGCAAATCCCTGTTCCTCGACACCTTGGCCGAAGCCTTTGCCGGCAACCGCGCGCTTTTTTCCGGCCTCTATCTGGAAAATCACTGGAATTGGGAGAAGCGCCATCCGGTGATCCGGCTCTCCTTTGCCGAGGGGCGGCTTGAGCGCCGCGAAGAGCTTGATCGCAGCATCCGCCGCCAACTGCACGAACATGCGCAGCGATTCGGCATGACGCTTTGCGACCCGGAGGACATCCCGGGGAGCTTCGGCGAGCTCATCACTGGCGCAGCCGAGCGTTTGGGCGAGCGCACCGTGGTGCTCATCGACGAGTACGACAAACCCATTCTCGACAACCTCACCGATCCGGACACGGCGCGGGCCATGCGCGAGGGCCTGCGCAATCTCTACTCCGTGCTCAAGGGCCGGGATGCGGACCTGCGCTTCGTGTTTCTCACCGGGGTCTCCAAGTTCAGCAAGGTGAGTCTCTTTTCCGGGCTCAACAACCTCTATGATCTCACCTTGGATGCCTCGGTGGCCACCATCTGCGGCTATACGGAAGCGGACCTGGACACGGTCTTTGCCCCGGAGTTCGCCGCAGCCGCCCAAGACGGCCAGCCCCTTTCCCGGGATGCCGTGCGCGCCTGGTACAACGGCTACCGCTGGGGAAGCGAAGAGAGTGTCTACAACCCGTTCGATGTGCTGCTGCTCCTGCGCCAACGGGAATTTCGCGCCTGGTGGTTCGAGACCGCCACCCCCACGTTTCTCGTGGAGTGGCTCACGCGCCATCAGTTCTTCACCCCGCGTCTCGAGCGCCTGTACGCCGACGACGCCCTGCTTTCGGCCTTTGACGTGGAGGCCATTGCTCCTGAGGCCCTGCTTTGGCAGACGGGCTACGTCACCATCACCCGCGTGCACCGCAGCGAAGACGGGGTGGAGTACGAGCTGGGTCTTCCCAACCGCGAGGTGCGCATGGCCCTCAACCGCGCCCTGGTGCGGGGCTTGGTGCCCGAGCTCCCGCATGCCCCGAGCTTTGCCCTCACCACCATGCTCAAGGAGGGCGACGCCCACGGCCTGGGCGAGCACATGCGCAGCCTCTTTGCCGGTATTCCCGCAGACTGGTACCGCAAAAACCCCATGGCCCGGTACGAAGGCTATTTTGCCAGTGTGTTCTATAGCCACCTGGCGGGCCTTGGGGTGATGACCATCCCGGAGCGCATCTGCACCCCGGGGCGGTTGGACCTGGTGGTGATCGCCGGGGCAGTGGTGTGGATCTTCGAGTTCAAGGTCATCGACGGCGACACCCCCACGGGCGAGGCCCTGCGGCAGATCCAGGAAAAGGGCTACGCCGCGGCCTACCGGGGTAAGGCCGGAGTAGAGCGGGTCGTGGAAGTGGGGGTGGAATTCAGCACGGCCAAGCGCCAGATCGTGGGCTGGGAGGTGGCAGGGGGCGACGGGGCGTGA
- a CDS encoding efflux RND transporter permease subunit: MRITDIFIHRPVLALVVNILIVIAGVQAISGLSVRQYPRSENAVVTVRTVYVGASPELVRGFVTTVLERAIAAADGIDYIESQSSQNLSLIQARLKLNYDPIKALSDISSKVDQVRGDLPPEAEVPVLSVESADTQFASAYLSFTSDTLERNQVTDYLVRVVQPRLSALPGVQRAEILGPRIFAMRIWLDPDRMTALGVSPTDVRAALETRNALAAVGQTKGNLVQVNLAATTDLQSVREFEELVVRDAGDRLVRLRDIAQVVLGAEDYDAEVRFSGQEAVFMGIWPLPTANSLDVIDGVRREMADIEKSLPQGMSARIAYDATDYIRTAIHEVLVALGQTLGIVVVVVYLFLGRLRSALVPAVTIPLSLVGAVFLMSLMGFTINLLTLLALVLCVGLVVDDAIVVVEDVERHVRLGKSPQEAALTAGRELAVALVATTVVLVAVYAPIGLQGGLTGSLFREFALTLSGAVCVSTVTAITLSPVMSSWLLSGGHLDRPFSRRISQGFARFEAAYARVLSRVVERRAGMYVLWLALSVACVPLFVLAPKELAPAEDQGVIFGILDAPADASLDQTSRFAQAVNEVFFSVPEAQFTFQVTFPSSGFSGLVLRPWEERQRTVFEILPQVQQGLSAIPGIQMFAVSPPPLPGGGDFPVEFIIASTEEQDRVLELATELQQRATASGLFAFPPLIDVKMDQPTARLVLDRDKIAALGLSLAQVASDVAVMTGGNYVNRFSMQGRSYKVIPQVQRVDRLTPEQLGRIHLRTPQGLVPLSAVAHVEYSAGPRSLNRFQQLNAVKLSGVPMRPLDEALTFLENEAGQILPKGYVIDYKGDSRQLRTEGNRFVPAMALAVICAFLVLAAQYESFRDPLIILAGSAPLGLFGALIFTFLKIPDPSVPFWTDHFTTTLNIYSQVGLVTLVGLVAKNGILLVEFANQLQDEGKGKLEAILEAARTRLRPIVMTSASTVAGFLPLVVASGAGAAARFSIGIVLVGGMVIGTICSLFFVPCIYMLLARVRRPQSTEVLPLFLESATRHP, translated from the coding sequence ATGCGCATCACCGATATTTTCATTCACCGACCTGTCCTTGCCCTGGTGGTGAACATCCTCATTGTCATCGCCGGGGTTCAGGCGATAAGCGGCCTGTCGGTACGCCAGTATCCCCGCAGCGAAAACGCCGTGGTCACGGTGCGTACCGTGTACGTGGGCGCAAGCCCGGAGCTGGTGCGTGGATTCGTCACTACGGTACTGGAGCGGGCCATCGCCGCAGCGGACGGCATCGACTACATCGAGTCCCAAAGCAGCCAGAATCTTTCCCTCATCCAGGCGCGCCTCAAGCTCAACTACGATCCCATCAAGGCCCTTTCGGACATCAGCTCCAAGGTGGACCAGGTCCGCGGCGACCTCCCGCCCGAGGCCGAGGTGCCGGTCCTAAGCGTGGAGAGCGCGGATACCCAATTTGCCTCCGCCTATTTGAGTTTTACCTCCGACACGTTGGAGCGCAATCAGGTGACGGACTACTTGGTGCGCGTGGTGCAGCCCCGTCTCTCGGCCTTGCCTGGGGTGCAGCGGGCGGAAATCTTGGGTCCGCGCATCTTTGCCATGCGCATCTGGCTCGATCCTGATCGCATGACGGCCCTGGGGGTGAGTCCCACGGACGTGCGCGCCGCCCTAGAAACCCGCAACGCCCTGGCGGCCGTGGGACAGACCAAGGGCAATCTGGTACAGGTCAATCTCGCCGCCACCACGGATCTGCAGAGTGTGCGCGAGTTCGAGGAATTGGTGGTACGCGACGCGGGCGACCGTTTGGTGCGGTTGCGGGACATCGCCCAGGTGGTCCTGGGTGCCGAGGACTACGACGCCGAGGTGCGCTTTTCCGGCCAGGAGGCGGTGTTCATGGGCATCTGGCCCTTGCCTACGGCCAATTCCTTGGACGTCATCGACGGCGTGCGCCGGGAAATGGCCGATATCGAGAAGTCGCTGCCCCAGGGCATGAGCGCTCGCATCGCCTACGACGCCACGGACTACATCCGCACCGCCATTCATGAGGTCCTGGTGGCCTTGGGCCAAACCCTGGGTATCGTGGTGGTGGTCGTGTATCTCTTCTTGGGCCGGTTGCGTTCCGCCTTGGTGCCGGCCGTGACCATTCCCCTTTCCCTGGTGGGTGCGGTATTTTTGATGAGCCTCATGGGCTTTACCATCAACCTGTTGACCTTGCTCGCCTTGGTACTCTGTGTGGGCTTGGTGGTGGACGACGCCATCGTGGTGGTGGAGGATGTGGAGCGCCACGTGCGTCTGGGAAAATCTCCGCAGGAGGCGGCGTTGACGGCAGGCCGGGAGCTGGCCGTAGCCTTGGTGGCCACTACGGTGGTTCTGGTGGCGGTGTACGCACCTATCGGCCTGCAGGGAGGACTTACAGGATCGCTGTTTCGTGAGTTTGCCTTGACCTTGAGCGGCGCGGTGTGCGTGTCTACGGTGACGGCCATCACCTTGTCTCCGGTGATGAGTTCCTGGCTGCTTTCCGGCGGTCATTTGGACCGGCCCTTTTCCCGGCGCATCTCGCAAGGGTTTGCCCGCTTCGAGGCCGCCTACGCCCGGGTCCTTTCCCGGGTGGTGGAGCGGCGGGCCGGCATGTATGTGCTGTGGCTGGCCCTTTCCGTGGCGTGTGTGCCCCTCTTTGTGCTGGCGCCCAAGGAATTGGCCCCGGCCGAAGACCAGGGGGTGATCTTTGGCATCCTCGATGCCCCGGCGGATGCCTCGCTGGATCAAACCAGCCGTTTTGCCCAGGCAGTGAACGAGGTGTTTTTCTCCGTGCCCGAGGCGCAGTTCACCTTTCAGGTGACTTTCCCCAGCAGCGGCTTCAGTGGTTTGGTGCTGCGGCCGTGGGAGGAGCGGCAGCGTACGGTGTTCGAGATCCTGCCCCAGGTGCAGCAGGGACTTTCTGCCATCCCGGGCATCCAGATGTTTGCGGTCTCGCCGCCGCCGCTTCCGGGCGGCGGAGACTTCCCGGTGGAATTCATCATCGCGTCCACCGAGGAGCAGGACCGGGTGCTGGAGCTGGCGACCGAGCTCCAGCAGCGGGCGACCGCCAGTGGGCTTTTTGCCTTTCCGCCGCTCATCGACGTCAAGATGGATCAGCCCACGGCCCGGTTGGTCCTCGACCGGGACAAAATCGCCGCCCTTGGCCTCTCTTTGGCCCAGGTGGCCTCAGACGTGGCGGTCATGACCGGCGGCAACTACGTCAACCGCTTCAGCATGCAGGGCCGCAGCTACAAGGTCATCCCCCAGGTGCAGCGGGTGGATCGCCTGACCCCGGAGCAGCTGGGCCGCATCCATCTGCGCACCCCGCAGGGGCTCGTGCCGCTGTCTGCCGTGGCGCATGTGGAATATAGCGCCGGGCCGCGCTCCCTCAACCGCTTCCAGCAGCTCAATGCGGTCAAGCTCAGCGGCGTCCCCATGCGGCCGCTCGACGAAGCCCTCACGTTCTTGGAGAACGAGGCTGGGCAGATACTGCCCAAAGGGTACGTCATCGACTACAAGGGCGATTCCCGACAGCTGCGCACCGAAGGCAACCGCTTCGTGCCCGCCATGGCCTTGGCGGTGATCTGCGCCTTTTTGGTCCTGGCTGCGCAGTACGAAAGTTTCCGGGACCCGCTCATCATTTTGGCGGGATCTGCGCCACTCGGGCTTTTCGGCGCCTTGATCTTCACCTTTCTCAAGATCCCGGACCCGTCGGTCCCCTTCTGGACCGATCATTTCACCACCACCCTCAACATCTACTCCCAGGTGGGCCTGGTCACCTTGGTGGGCTTGGTGGCCAAAAACGGCATCCTCCTGGTGGAGTTCGCCAACCAGCTCCAGGACGAGGGCAAGGGCAAGCTGGAGGCCATCCTGGAGGCGGCGCGCACCCGTCTGCGGCCCATTGTCATGACTTCGGCCTCCACGGTGGCGGGCTTCTTGCCCTTGGTGGTGGCCAGCGGCGCCGGCGCTGCGGCGCGGTTTTCCATCGGCATCGTGTTGGTGGGCGGTATGGTTATCGGTACCATCTGTTCGCTCTTCTTCGTGCCGTGTATTTATATGCTTCTGGCACGGGTCCGCAGGCCGCAGAGCACCGAGGTTTTGCCGCTTTTTCTTGAGAGCGCCACGCGCCATCCCTGA
- a CDS encoding efflux RND transporter periplasmic adaptor subunit — protein MQHWRAIVGAVAAIVVVLGALAWVKWTQIQAMVQQGAQAQMPPASVSVALAQEVPWPEEVQAVGTVTALQGTTVRAEVPGRVERLAFDSGDRVRAGQVLVVQDAREERAQLQAAQAAADLAALELARGRRLVAEAVLAQAELDRLEAVARQTRAQAEALAALVAKKTIRAPFDGVLGIRRVSLGQSLAAGDAIVDIQQLEPVQVEFSVPQEQAARLSVGLPVEVEASGERRTGRVQSIEPQADPATRMVRALGRLDGVAGALRPGMFVRVAVRQEESRTVLAIPATAVLTAPYGDSVFVVDNATQKAVARQVFVRLGERRGDFVAVHSGLEAGDVVVSSGVFRLRSGQPVVVTPSFGLPFELQPQPANE, from the coding sequence ATGCAGCATTGGAGAGCGATTGTCGGGGCTGTGGCGGCCATCGTTGTGGTGCTCGGCGCCTTGGCGTGGGTCAAATGGACACAAATTCAGGCCATGGTGCAGCAAGGCGCGCAGGCGCAGATGCCGCCGGCTTCGGTTTCGGTGGCCTTGGCCCAGGAGGTGCCGTGGCCTGAGGAGGTGCAGGCCGTGGGCACGGTGACGGCCCTCCAGGGCACGACGGTGCGGGCCGAGGTGCCTGGCCGGGTGGAGCGCCTGGCGTTTGATTCCGGCGACCGGGTGCGCGCTGGTCAAGTGCTCGTGGTGCAGGACGCCCGCGAAGAACGGGCGCAGCTCCAGGCAGCCCAGGCAGCGGCGGATTTGGCGGCCTTGGAGCTTGCCCGCGGCCGTCGCCTGGTGGCGGAAGCGGTGCTCGCCCAGGCGGAGCTCGACCGCTTGGAGGCGGTGGCCCGTCAAACTCGGGCCCAGGCTGAGGCTTTGGCGGCCTTGGTGGCCAAAAAGACCATCCGGGCACCCTTTGACGGGGTGCTTGGAATCCGGCGGGTGAGCCTTGGCCAGAGCTTGGCTGCGGGGGATGCCATCGTGGACATCCAGCAGCTGGAGCCGGTGCAGGTGGAGTTTTCCGTGCCGCAGGAGCAGGCAGCAAGGCTCTCCGTGGGCCTGCCGGTGGAGGTGGAGGCCAGCGGCGAGCGCCGCACGGGGCGGGTGCAGAGCATTGAGCCCCAGGCCGATCCTGCCACCCGCATGGTGCGCGCTCTGGGCCGGCTGGATGGCGTGGCCGGGGCTTTGCGTCCAGGCATGTTTGTGCGCGTGGCGGTGCGCCAAGAGGAAAGCCGCACGGTCCTCGCCATCCCAGCCACGGCGGTGCTCACCGCCCCCTACGGCGATTCGGTGTTCGTGGTGGACAACGCCACCCAAAAAGCGGTGGCCCGGCAGGTGTTCGTGCGCTTGGGAGAGCGGCGGGGCGATTTTGTGGCGGTGCATTCGGGGCTTGAAGCAGGAGACGTCGTGGTGTCGAGTGGCGTGTTTCGTCTGCGCTCCGGTCAGCCGGTGGTGGTGACTCCGTCCTTTGGCCTTCCTTTCGAACTCCAGCCCCAACCGGCCAACGAGTAA
- a CDS encoding response regulator encodes MFPIVTPVSSTSRVATLLVADDEPVNLLFMQQIFQRDYQVLTATTGEEALRLAEEHLPELIILDVLMPGLSGY; translated from the coding sequence ATGTTCCCGATCGTTACGCCGGTATCTTCGACGTCTCGGGTCGCCACGCTCCTGGTAGCCGACGACGAACCCGTCAACCTGCTCTTCATGCAGCAGATCTTTCAACGCGACTACCAGGTCCTCACCGCCACCACCGGCGAAGAGGCCCTGCGTCTCGCCGAGGAACACCTGCCGGAGCTCATCATCCTCGACGTACTCATGCCGGGGCTTTCCGGATATTGA
- a CDS encoding diguanylate cyclase, translating to MCKRLKANPATQHIPIIFVTALESAEDEETGLELGAVDYLTKPLRAGILRARVRNFLTMLRQQELLQELALLDPLTEIPNRRALDRTLEQEWGRCQRIHEPLSLAMVDIDHFKSFNDTYGHGAGDRALRQVAQALTSAAKRPGDLVARYGGEEFVILLPHASRNGARKLCRMVRHHIETLAIPHQGSDFGVLTVSIGGVTLWPHRNGSPAEILQRADAQLYRAKNAGRNRVFWEEDTGEL from the coding sequence GTGTGCAAGCGTCTCAAGGCCAATCCCGCCACCCAGCATATTCCCATCATCTTCGTCACGGCATTAGAAAGCGCGGAGGACGAAGAAACGGGTTTGGAACTCGGGGCCGTAGACTACCTCACCAAGCCGCTGCGGGCCGGAATCCTGCGGGCCCGGGTGCGCAACTTCCTCACTATGCTCCGGCAGCAGGAACTCTTGCAGGAGCTGGCCTTGCTCGATCCGCTCACGGAAATCCCCAACCGCCGCGCCCTGGACCGCACCCTGGAGCAGGAATGGGGGCGTTGCCAGCGCATCCACGAGCCCCTGTCGCTGGCCATGGTGGATATCGACCACTTCAAGTCCTTCAACGACACCTACGGCCACGGCGCCGGCGACCGGGCCCTGCGTCAGGTGGCTCAAGCCTTGACCTCCGCCGCCAAGCGGCCGGGCGACCTCGTCGCCCGCTACGGCGGCGAGGAGTTCGTCATCCTGCTGCCGCACGCCTCCCGCAACGGGGCGCGCAAGCTCTGCCGCATGGTACGGCACCACATCGAAACCTTGGCCATCCCCCACCAAGGCTCCGACTTCGGCGTACTGACGGTCAGCATCGGCGGGGTGACCCTCTGGCCCCACCGCAACGGATCTCCTGCCGAAATCTTGCAGCGGGCCGACGCCCAGCTCTACCGGGCCAAAAACGCCGGCCGCAACCGTGTGTTTTGGGAAGAGGATACCGGCGAGCTCTAA
- a CDS encoding ATP-binding cassette domain-containing protein, with the protein MQRPPLSVHLRQAQVRLAGRTVLRSIDFDLTSHAFIHGENGAGKTTLLRLLAAEIWPQDLPGRPPARLYSIHGQRSTSPLAARPWIRLITPHQAAWFQEHHPRLPVHDLLAAGAMGTPLLYGPVPEGVHADVGVVAEKLALAPLLSRPIHTLSSGEMQRALLARAILGRPSLLLVDEWQLALDPPGMRLVRRILEAEAAQGACVVLTSHAEDTLPDIPMQHCTICRGELRPTPAAPFRPQRGHLPARPTPPPGPVRIAMRQAAVTAGGSTLLEPLSWQGNAGETWVVAGKNGAGKSTFLQLVSGWRHPAPGGEVLRLEPALSVLLAKERMGVLAPWLTGAMEPTTTVLEAILSGFSGSLGRPRPLPPGAPAAAHTLAQAFGIEAWLPLPVGSLSLGQMRLVHLARAVVHQPLVLVLDEPFAGLDAPWQHRLAALLATLATDERLVVVATHHPRHVAAIATHAMVLDGGRVSAMGPWVEVTKGPSWRHLMGDDRT; encoded by the coding sequence ATGCAACGACCACCGCTTTCCGTCCACCTCCGCCAGGCCCAGGTGCGCCTCGCTGGACGCACCGTCCTGCGATCCATCGACTTCGATCTCACTTCCCACGCCTTCATCCACGGGGAAAACGGGGCCGGCAAGACCACGCTCCTGCGTCTGCTTGCCGCAGAGATCTGGCCCCAGGACCTCCCCGGCAGGCCGCCTGCACGCCTCTATTCCATCCACGGCCAGCGCTCGACATCTCCCCTGGCCGCCCGGCCCTGGATCCGTCTCATCACGCCACATCAGGCCGCCTGGTTCCAGGAACACCACCCACGCCTTCCCGTCCACGACCTTCTCGCCGCCGGGGCCATGGGAACACCGCTCCTCTACGGCCCTGTGCCGGAGGGCGTCCATGCAGACGTCGGTGTGGTGGCGGAAAAGCTTGCCCTCGCCCCGCTGCTCTCCCGGCCCATCCACACCCTCTCCAGCGGTGAGATGCAGCGCGCCCTCCTGGCCCGGGCCATCCTGGGCCGGCCGTCCCTCCTGTTGGTGGACGAATGGCAACTGGCCTTGGACCCTCCAGGGATGCGCCTGGTTCGCCGCATCCTGGAAGCAGAAGCCGCCCAGGGCGCCTGTGTGGTCCTCACCTCCCACGCCGAGGACACACTCCCGGACATCCCCATGCAGCATTGCACCATATGCCGCGGCGAGCTGCGGCCAACTCCGGCGGCCCCATTCCGTCCCCAACGGGGCCATCTGCCTGCACGGCCAACACCTCCCCCAGGGCCGGTGCGCATCGCCATGCGCCAGGCTGCCGTCACGGCCGGGGGAAGCACCCTGCTTGAGCCCCTCTCCTGGCAGGGCAACGCCGGAGAGACCTGGGTGGTGGCGGGGAAAAACGGCGCCGGCAAGTCCACCTTTTTGCAGCTCGTCTCCGGTTGGCGGCATCCGGCGCCGGGCGGCGAAGTCCTGCGTCTGGAGCCGGCCCTGAGCGTGCTTCTGGCCAAAGAACGCATGGGCGTCCTGGCCCCCTGGCTCACCGGTGCCATGGAGCCCACGACCACCGTGCTTGAAGCCATCCTCTCCGGCTTTTCCGGATCCCTGGGCCGCCCGCGGCCCCTGCCCCCGGGGGCCCCTGCCGCGGCCCACACCCTGGCGCAGGCCTTCGGCATCGAGGCGTGGCTGCCGCTGCCGGTGGGGAGTCTCTCCCTGGGGCAGATGCGCCTGGTGCACCTGGCGCGCGCCGTAGTGCATCAGCCCTTGGTGCTGGTGCTCGACGAGCCCTTCGCGGGCCTGGACGCCCCCTGGCAGCACCGCCTGGCAGCGCTCCTTGCCACCCTGGCCACGGACGAGCGCCTCGTGGTGGTGGCCACCCACCACCCCCGCCACGTGGCGGCCATCGCCACCCATGCCATGGTGCTCGATGGCGGCCGCGTCTCGGCCATGGGCCCTTGGGTCGAAGTGACCAAGGGCCCCTCGTGGCGCCACCTCATGGGAGACGACCGCACATGA
- a CDS encoding glycosyltransferase, with protein MKIAAIDLGLSEALSHLGHEVLPLHPPDGVSCLAPLLGGFAPDLIIQQERLGPRAFLADLSRFSCPKVFWSIDTHLNAFWHTTYGRLFDAILTTQKGWVEHLQRAHPHVRWLPWPGTPRPYVAWEKRTTPALFVGRVGPSRPVRGWFVELCTRIPGFRLETDLPFEAMLDAYAHACIAPNEAILGEINFRLLEAASCGCAVLTPRVPGVEELFVPGEEVLLYEHGGDFLEMLRDLAASPAKARLFGIRAYARVQAEHLPEHRARQLLDCLPGQSHAAQGAEADAAFWCTIAVLREAERLEIPPERLRRQLLPYAKQPEAAAALLRLEVETAPDAARATVERLALTPPQDPVLCGLAALAALRLKQWEAAAKLHAAAHVPAPSQPIDAAALLTWATYWEAHGIPCRPGFVFSPTRHLPASALEAIILAHELFPEDPEPPRRLAELLAPWRGYEALRLGALSFLSLRAPDDWRLALDIAGTNARAFRLQEAAEELALAADAARRHGALGDFTHALNAADPSGALARLLPCTKEAAMATEPA; from the coding sequence ATGAAAATCGCCGCCATCGACCTTGGTCTGAGCGAGGCCCTCTCCCATCTCGGCCATGAAGTGCTCCCCCTGCACCCTCCCGACGGGGTCAGCTGCCTTGCCCCGCTTTTGGGCGGCTTTGCGCCGGACCTCATCATCCAGCAGGAGCGCCTGGGCCCCCGCGCCTTTTTGGCGGATCTCTCCCGTTTTTCCTGCCCCAAGGTCTTCTGGTCCATCGATACCCACTTGAACGCCTTTTGGCACACCACCTACGGCCGCCTCTTCGATGCCATCCTGACGACGCAAAAGGGCTGGGTCGAGCACCTCCAGCGCGCACACCCCCACGTGCGCTGGCTCCCCTGGCCCGGCACCCCGCGGCCCTACGTGGCATGGGAAAAACGCACGACTCCCGCCCTGTTCGTGGGCCGCGTGGGCCCCAGCCGGCCGGTGCGCGGATGGTTTGTGGAGCTTTGTACGCGCATTCCCGGCTTTCGCCTGGAAACCGACCTCCCCTTCGAGGCCATGCTCGACGCCTATGCCCACGCCTGCATCGCCCCCAACGAGGCCATCCTCGGCGAGATCAACTTCCGCCTGCTGGAGGCCGCCTCCTGCGGCTGCGCCGTGCTCACCCCCCGCGTGCCCGGGGTGGAAGAGCTCTTCGTCCCAGGCGAAGAAGTCCTGCTCTACGAACATGGCGGCGATTTTCTAGAAATGCTGCGCGACCTTGCCGCCTCGCCCGCCAAGGCCCGCCTTTTCGGCATCCGGGCCTATGCCCGAGTACAGGCCGAGCACCTGCCCGAACACCGGGCGCGCCAGCTCCTGGACTGCCTGCCAGGCCAGTCCCACGCCGCCCAAGGCGCCGAGGCCGACGCCGCCTTCTGGTGCACCATCGCCGTGCTCCGGGAGGCCGAACGCCTGGAGATCCCTCCGGAGCGCCTGCGCCGCCAGCTCTTGCCTTATGCTAAGCAGCCGGAGGCCGCCGCGGCCCTCCTTCGCCTAGAAGTGGAGACCGCCCCAGACGCCGCCCGGGCCACAGTGGAGCGCCTGGCCCTCACCCCACCCCAAGACCCCGTCCTCTGCGGTCTCGCCGCCCTGGCAGCCCTGCGCCTTAAGCAATGGGAGGCCGCCGCCAAGCTGCACGCCGCAGCGCACGTGCCGGCGCCGTCCCAGCCCATCGACGCCGCGGCCCTGCTCACCTGGGCGACGTACTGGGAGGCGCACGGAATCCCCTGCCGGCCGGGGTTCGTCTTTTCCCCCACGCGCCACCTGCCGGCCTCGGCCCTGGAGGCCATCATCCTCGCCCACGAACTCTTTCCCGAAGACCCCGAGCCTCCCCGGCGCTTGGCCGAGCTTCTCGCCCCATGGCGCGGCTACGAGGCCCTGCGTCTGGGCGCCCTTTCCTTCCTGAGCCTGCGCGCCCCCGACGACTGGCGCCTGGCCCTCGACATCGCCGGTACCAATGCCCGCGCCTTCCGCCTGCAGGAGGCCGCGGAAGAGCTCGCCCTGGCCGCGGACGCCGCCCGCCGGCACGGTGCGCTGGGGGACTTCACGCACGCGCTCAACGCCGCCGACCCATCCGGCGCCCTGGCCCGCCTCCTTCCCTGTACAAAAGAGGCGGCTATGGCTACAGAGCCGGCCTAG